Proteins encoded by one window of Cheilinus undulatus linkage group 13, ASM1832078v1, whole genome shotgun sequence:
- the LOC121520605 gene encoding angiopoietin-related protein 1-like — MGPRAWTLFILFGLSLWSNSQALTKHPILSRIRRAPEANGENKKCSYTFLVPEQKITGPICAARGYSTDKDRVTRLDVAGVRDLLSKQRREMETLKLVVDVDGNLVNEMKLLRKESRNMNSRVTQLYMQLLHEIIRKRDNSLELAQLETRILNATTESLRLASRYRELEAKYAALSAVVNNQSVLIGALEERCMQVYSRRHEQPPMGPPLVQVVPENIPVNVPRFTNEIQRDNTRGFARGSRSGPSPTSGTLEVQKPPQRNFSAEGPFRDCLDAQEAGHSTSGMYLIKPDEAERPAQVWCEQDIDNGGWTVIQSRRDGSVNFFRNWDNYKSGFGNIDGEYWLGLEVIYKLGRQGDYKLLVELEDWMDKKVYAQYSSFHLEPESEGFRLRLGTYQGNAGDSLSSHNGKQFTTLDRDKDGFTGNCAHFHKGGWWYNACGQANLNGVWYTGGVYRSKFQDGIFWADYGGGFYSMKCVRMMIRPID; from the exons ATGGGACCTAGAGCATGGACTCTATTTATCTTGTTTGGTCTTTCTCTCTGGAGCAACAGCCAAGCCCTCACCAAGCACCCCATCCTCTCTCGGATACGAAGGGCTCCAGAAGCCAATGGAGAAAACAAGAAGTGCTCTTACACCTTCCTGGTTCCTGAGCAGAAAATCACAGGACCCATCTGCGCCGCTCGAGGTTATTCAACCGACAAGGACCGAGTGACACGTCTGGATGTGGCTGGAGTGCGTGACCTCCTGTCAAAGCAGCGTCGGGAGATGGAGACTTTGAAGCTGGTGGTGGATGTGGACGGCAACTTGGTGAACGAGATGAAGCTGTTGAGGAAAGAGAGCAGGAATATGAACTCTAGAGTGACCCAGCTCTACATGCAGCTGCTGCATGAGATCATCAGAAAGAGAGACAACTCACTGGAGCTAGCACAGCTGGAGACGCGCATCCTAAATGCTACAACTGAGTCACTGCGGTTGGCCTCCAGGTATAGGGAACTAGAGGCCAAATACGCAGCACTGTCTGCTGTAGTGAACAACCAGTCAGTGCTGATTGGGGCTTTGGAGGAGCGTTGTATGCAGGTGTATAGTCGCAGGCATGAGCAGCCCCCCATGGGACCTCCACTGGTGCAGGTGGTGCCTGAGAATATACCTGTTAACGTGCCACGTTTCACTAATGAGATCCAAAGGGACAATACTCGAGGGTTTGCAAGGGGCTCTCGATCTGGGCCGTCACCGACGAGTGGCACCCTGGAAGTTCAGAAACCTCCACAGAGAAACTTCAGTGCTGAAG GCCCGTTCAGAGACTGCCTGGATGCGCAGGAAGCTGGCCACAGCACCAGCGGCATGTATCTGATCAAACCAGATGAAGCAGAGAGGCCAGCGCAGGTTTGGTGCGAACAGGACATCGACAACGGGGGCTGGACCGTCATCCAGAGCAGGAGAGACGGATCAGTTAACTTCTTCAGGAACTGGGATAACTACAAG AGCGGCTTTGGAAACATAGACGGGGAATACTGGCTCGGTCTGGAAGTGATCTACAAACTTGGTAGACAGGGGGACTACAAGCTGCTGGTGGAGCTGGAGGACTGGATGGATAAGAAGGTCTACGCTCAGTACAGCAGCTTTCATCTGGAACCTGAGAGCGAGGGCTTCCGTCTGCGCCTCGGTACCTACCAGGGCAATGCCGGGGACTCCCTGAGCAGCCACAACGGAAAACAGTTCACCACTCTGGATCGAGACAAGGACGGCTTCACAG GTAACTGTGCCCATTTCCACAAAGGAGGCTGGTGGTACAACGCATGCGGCCAAGCCAATCTTAACGGTGTCTGGTACACCGGGGGTGTCTACAGAAGCAAATTCCAAGATGGCATCTTCTGGGCCGACTACGGTGGAGGCTTCTACTCCATGAAGTGTGTTCGAATGATGATCAGGCCCATAGACTGA